Proteins co-encoded in one Saprospira grandis genomic window:
- a CDS encoding cytochrome c oxidase subunit 3 yields MANRKHYPQDQYEKPVFNLPYQKIYLYLLLVGLTFLFVAFAIGYVYTRSANEVGQGVYLPPIFIANSVLLLLSSLTIKAANTAYKEDETKKYQNALNLTFLLTAIFLIMQILAWTLYKDALMGENIGNGKQYLYALSGLHFAHVFGGLPFLLYFMYVASVRMKEPVSVLVYFSDPAKKLHLELLTVYWHFLDALWIFLVLFFLLNMLF; encoded by the coding sequence ATGGCCAATAGAAAACATTATCCCCAAGACCAATACGAAAAACCGGTCTTTAATCTCCCCTACCAAAAAATTTATCTCTACCTCCTTTTGGTAGGCCTCACTTTCCTCTTTGTCGCCTTTGCCATCGGCTATGTCTATACCCGCTCGGCCAATGAGGTGGGCCAGGGCGTTTACCTCCCCCCCATTTTTATCGCCAACTCGGTTTTGCTTCTCCTCAGCAGCCTGACCATCAAGGCCGCCAATACAGCCTATAAAGAGGATGAAACTAAGAAGTACCAAAATGCCCTCAACCTGACCTTTCTGCTCACGGCCATTTTTCTCATTATGCAAATTTTGGCCTGGACCCTCTACAAAGATGCCCTGATGGGCGAAAATATTGGCAATGGCAAGCAGTATCTATACGCCCTCTCGGGCCTGCACTTTGCCCACGTTTTTGGCGGCCTGCCCTTCCTGCTCTACTTTATGTATGTGGCCTCGGTCCGCATGAAAGAACCCGTTAGCGTATTGGTCTATTTCTCCGACCCCGCCAAAAAACTCCACCTAGAACTCCTCACCGTCTATTGGCATTTCCTAGATGCCCTCTGGATCTTTCTCGTCCTCTTTTTCCTCCTTAATATGCTGTTCTAA
- a CDS encoding DNA/RNA non-specific endonuclease: protein MNRLLAFGFLLLGLWSCQPSPQAPGGASPAPAAAEQLWTAEQLLADVPAGQGGQLVRHQFYQLSYRLDAKNAEWAMYRIDSQSVADERAPRRSGFIQDPQLGRQTASDADYRGSGFDRGHLIPAEDMDFDPKAMDESFYLSNVSPQDPSFNRGIWKKLEGDLRDWALEKGDLLVITGPVLPAELPVDAPKIAGDILVPSAFYKVIVDLKARKSIAFLLANEKSDADLSSFALSIRELENKTGLNFFPKLSVQQADALEQQKELGDWLKE, encoded by the coding sequence ATGAATCGATTACTAGCATTTGGCTTTTTATTATTGGGCCTTTGGTCTTGTCAGCCTAGTCCGCAGGCGCCTGGGGGCGCTAGTCCGGCCCCAGCGGCAGCAGAGCAGCTTTGGACCGCAGAGCAGCTACTGGCAGATGTGCCAGCGGGTCAGGGGGGGCAATTGGTGCGTCATCAATTTTATCAGCTTTCCTATCGTTTGGATGCAAAAAATGCGGAATGGGCCATGTATCGGATCGACAGCCAGTCGGTAGCGGATGAGCGGGCGCCTAGGCGTTCTGGTTTTATCCAGGACCCTCAATTGGGGCGGCAAACGGCTAGTGATGCTGATTATCGGGGCTCGGGTTTTGATCGGGGGCATTTGATTCCGGCCGAGGATATGGATTTTGATCCCAAGGCCATGGACGAAAGCTTTTATTTATCTAATGTATCGCCTCAGGACCCCAGTTTTAATCGGGGGATTTGGAAAAAGCTAGAGGGGGACTTGCGAGATTGGGCCTTAGAAAAGGGGGATTTATTGGTGATTACCGGGCCTGTTTTGCCAGCAGAACTGCCTGTGGATGCTCCAAAAATTGCTGGAGACATCTTGGTGCCTTCGGCCTTTTACAAAGTCATTGTAGACCTAAAGGCGCGGAAGAGCATTGCCTTTTTATTGGCCAATGAAAAGTCGGATGCAGACTTAAGCAGCTTTGCTTTGAGTATTCGGGAGTTAGAAAATAAGACGGGCCTTAACTTTTTCCCTAAACTATCGGTGCAGCAGGCAGATGCTTTAGAACAGCAGAAAGAACTAGGCGATTGGTTGAAGGAATAG